In one Zalophus californianus isolate mZalCal1 chromosome 10, mZalCal1.pri.v2, whole genome shotgun sequence genomic region, the following are encoded:
- the LOC113932659 gene encoding LOW QUALITY PROTEIN: olfactory receptor 10J5-like (The sequence of the model RefSeq protein was modified relative to this genomic sequence to represent the inferred CDS: inserted 2 bases in 1 codon; deleted 1 base in 1 codon) — MQRKNFTEVTEFIFLGFSIFGKHQIMLFVVFLTIYILTLTGNVVIVTISHIDHHLHTLMYFFLGMLASSETVHTLVSVPQMLSGLLFPNQPISLSGCATQMFFFVILATNNCFLLTAMGYDCFVAVCNPLRYTVLMSKGVCATLVCGSFGTGLVMAVLHVAAMFSLPFCGTVVGHFFCDIYPVMKLSCTDTTXMINYGVSSFVILVSLGLIFISYVFIVSTILRIASVEGRKKAFATCAPHLTVVIVHYGCASIAYLKRKSEDSAEQDRLSVVMYTIISPLLNPVVYSMRNKEVTDALRRAVGKKLFSTD; from the exons ATGCAGAGAAAGAACTTCACAGAAGTGACAGAATTCATCTTTCTGGGATTCTCTATCTTTGGAAAGCACCAGATAATGCTCTTTGTGGTTTTCCTTACCATCTACATTTTAACTCTAACTGGTAATGTCGTCATCGTGACCATCAGCCATATTGACCATCATCTCCACACACTCATGTACTTCTTCCTGGGCATGCTGGCTAGTTCTGAGACTGTGCACACACTGGTCAGTGTCCCACAAATGCTTTCTGGTCTCCTTTTCCCTAACCAGCCCATCTCCTTGTCAGGCTGTGCAACTCAGATGTTCTTTTTTGTCATCTTGGCCACTAATAATTGCTTCTTGCTCACAGCAATGGGCTATGACTGCTTTGTGGCCGTCTGCAACCCCCTGAGGTACACAGTCCTCATGAGCAAAGGAGTGTGTGCTACGTTGGTATGTGGGTCCTTTGGCACTGGCCTGGTTATGGCAGTTCTCCATGTGGCAGCCATGTTCAGTTTGCCCTTCTGTGGCACAGTGGTGGGGCACTTCTTCTGTGACATTTACCCAGTCATGAAACTCTCTTGTACTGATACCAC GATGATCAATTATGGTGTTAGTTCATTTGTGATCCTGGTCTCTCTGGGCTTGATCTTCATCTCCTATGTCTTCATCGTCTCCACCATTCTCAGGATTGCCTCTGTTGAGGGCCGGAAGAAGGCTTTCGCCACCTGTGCCCCCCACCTTACAGTGGTCATTGTCCACTACGGCTGTGCCTCCATTGCCTACCTCAAGCGCAAGTCCGAGGATTCTGCAGAACAAGACCGTCTCTCAGTG GTGATGTACACCATCATCTCTCCATTGCTGAACCCTGTTGTCTACAGCATGAGGAACAAGGAGGTCACGGATGCCCTACGCAGAGCTGTGGGCAAAAAACTTTTCTCAACAGATTGA